A region of Caballeronia insecticola DNA encodes the following proteins:
- a CDS encoding amino acid permease, producing MHSNTDKGDLKCGLKQRHMTMIALGGVIGAGLFVGSGVVIQQAGPAAILSFLITGGLVVLVMRMLGEMACAMPTVGSFYEYARLAFKTQRGPGRLAGFLTGWMYWYFWVIVIALEAVAGAKLVQFWIPDVPAWIISLVLLVVLTLTNLISVASYGEFEFWFSSIKVGAIVVFLFLGGLYVCGLWPASMHTTDVATTFLGHGGFMPKGIGPVMTGAVAATGFYFGAEIVTIAAAEAKEPARAVAKATNSVITRVLVFYVGSVALVVALVPWNSHQMATPYVSALEVMGMPAAANVMNGIVLTAVLSALNSGLYAASRMLFALTRHGDAPLGLAKVNKRGVPVRAILLGTVFGYVSVVMSYISPDTVFAFLVNSYGTVAIFVYLLIAFSQLRLRSRMTSFEANDLRVRMWGFPYLTWLAIIGMMAILIAMAFIPDQRKPLWLGVASLGILIVAYIVFKRGRQEIESDADEHTTQHLQTVER from the coding sequence GGCGGCGTCATAGGCGCCGGGCTTTTCGTCGGCAGCGGTGTGGTGATCCAGCAGGCAGGGCCCGCCGCGATTCTCTCGTTCCTCATTACCGGCGGTCTCGTGGTGCTCGTCATGCGCATGCTCGGCGAGATGGCTTGCGCGATGCCCACCGTCGGATCGTTCTATGAATACGCACGGCTGGCGTTCAAGACTCAACGCGGGCCCGGACGTCTCGCCGGCTTTCTGACGGGCTGGATGTACTGGTATTTCTGGGTCATCGTGATTGCGCTCGAAGCGGTCGCGGGCGCCAAGCTCGTGCAGTTCTGGATACCCGATGTGCCCGCGTGGATCATCAGCCTCGTGCTGCTCGTCGTGCTCACCCTGACGAACCTGATCTCGGTTGCGAGCTATGGCGAGTTCGAGTTCTGGTTTTCGTCGATCAAGGTCGGCGCGATCGTCGTGTTTCTGTTTCTCGGCGGTCTCTATGTGTGCGGCTTGTGGCCCGCATCGATGCACACGACCGATGTCGCCACGACCTTCCTCGGACACGGCGGCTTCATGCCCAAAGGTATCGGACCGGTGATGACGGGCGCCGTGGCCGCGACAGGCTTCTACTTCGGCGCGGAGATCGTGACCATTGCGGCCGCTGAGGCGAAGGAACCGGCGCGCGCCGTCGCGAAGGCGACCAATTCGGTCATCACGCGCGTGCTGGTGTTCTACGTCGGCTCGGTTGCGCTGGTGGTCGCGCTGGTGCCGTGGAATTCGCATCAGATGGCGACGCCCTACGTGAGCGCGCTCGAAGTGATGGGCATGCCCGCCGCGGCCAACGTGATGAACGGGATCGTGCTGACCGCCGTGCTCTCCGCGCTCAATTCGGGGCTGTATGCCGCCTCGCGCATGCTGTTTGCATTGACGCGTCACGGCGACGCGCCGCTCGGTCTCGCGAAGGTGAACAAGCGCGGCGTGCCGGTGCGCGCCATTCTGCTCGGCACGGTGTTCGGCTATGTGTCCGTGGTGATGTCGTACATTTCGCCGGACACGGTCTTTGCGTTTCTCGTCAATTCGTACGGCACGGTGGCGATCTTCGTGTATCTGCTGATCGCGTTCTCGCAACTGCGCCTGCGCAGCCGCATGACGAGCTTCGAGGCGAACGACCTGCGCGTGCGCATGTGGGGATTTCCCTATCTGACGTGGCTGGCGATCATCGGGATGATGGCGATTCTCATCGCGATGGCCTTCATTCCCGATCAGCGCAAGCCGCTTTGGCTGGGTGTGGCGAGTCTCGGGATTCTGATCGTCGCGTATATCGTGTTCAAGCGCGGCCGCCAGGAGATCGAGAGCGATGCGGACGAACACACGACGCAGCATCTGCAAACCGTCGAACGATAA
- a CDS encoding IclR family transcriptional regulator — MTSNQSNAAAVRAFRVLETLAEANRPLSMTELVDALGLPKQTVHRILVQLMDAWLVTRGASDKLYECSARVRTLAINVLMHAGPAAARHALLEQLVTRVGETCNLTMLAGNDVVYVDRVETGWPLRMHLQPGSHVPLHCSASGKLLLSFLPKERRERMIERMPLRSYSERTITDRDVLRRELAMTRRRMLAINDQEHLQGMVAIAVPVMLDRNRACAAIAIQAPVGRIGLDQLLAFEPDLRRAAEETARTFRE; from the coding sequence GTGACGTCGAATCAGTCGAATGCCGCAGCCGTGCGCGCCTTTCGCGTGCTGGAAACGCTCGCGGAGGCGAATCGCCCTTTATCGATGACCGAACTCGTCGATGCGCTCGGCCTGCCGAAGCAGACCGTGCATCGCATCCTCGTGCAATTGATGGACGCCTGGCTCGTGACACGCGGCGCAAGCGACAAGCTCTACGAATGCTCGGCGCGCGTGCGCACGCTCGCCATCAACGTGCTGATGCATGCCGGCCCCGCTGCGGCGCGTCATGCGCTGCTCGAACAGCTCGTGACGCGCGTCGGCGAAACCTGCAATCTGACGATGCTCGCCGGCAACGACGTCGTCTACGTGGATCGCGTGGAAACCGGCTGGCCGCTGCGCATGCACTTGCAGCCGGGCTCGCATGTGCCGCTGCATTGCTCGGCGAGCGGCAAACTGCTGCTCAGTTTTCTGCCGAAGGAACGGCGCGAACGCATGATCGAGCGCATGCCGCTGCGCTCCTACTCCGAGCGCACGATCACCGACCGCGACGTGCTGCGCCGCGAACTCGCCATGACGCGCCGCCGCATGCTCGCCATCAATGACCAAGAGCATTTGCAAGGCATGGTCGCGATTGCGGTGCCGGTGATGCTCGACCGCAATCGCGCGTGCGCGGCCATCGCCATTCAGGCGCCGGTGGGACGCATCGGGCTCGATCAACTGCTCGCGTTCGAACCCGATCTGCGCCGCGCCGCCGAGGAAACGGCCAGAACGTTCAGGGAATGA
- the sauS gene encoding acylating sulfoacetaldehyde dehydrogenase, with protein sequence MNDLASGATLARPRAQAPDPNETDVERVVGALVARARGAQRRFENAGQHTLDTAVAAAAWAIMEPERNRQLADLAVRDTGLGNADDKFRKNYRKTLGLLRDLHGVATTGVIARDEASGIVEIARAVGVVAAITPSTNPAATPANKIINALKCGNAVIVAPSPKGYSSCALLIGFIHAEFARAGLDPDLVQMLPQPIGKAATAALMRLSDLVVATGSQANVRMAYTSGTPAFGVGAGNVASIVTARARPDDAARKIAVSKTFDNATSCSSENSVVIEDAIYARVLDALAAQGGVLLDAAQKAQLQTAMWHDGKLSARCTAKSAATIAREAGLDDIAAREPKFLMVEESGYGAGFPFSGEKLAPVLTVYRARDIDAAIDIVRGIYGYMGAGHSVGVHGADDALAVTLGMQLPVARVIVDQAHCLATGGNFDNGLPFSLSMGCGTWGGNNFSANLGYRQYLNVTRVAYAIAERVPDIDAFLSDYFGRFGR encoded by the coding sequence ATGAATGATCTCGCAAGCGGCGCAACCCTCGCGCGTCCTCGCGCGCAGGCGCCGGATCCGAATGAAACCGATGTGGAGCGCGTCGTCGGCGCGCTGGTGGCGCGTGCGCGCGGCGCGCAGCGGCGTTTCGAGAACGCCGGACAGCACACGCTCGATACGGCCGTCGCCGCCGCCGCGTGGGCGATCATGGAACCGGAACGCAACCGGCAGCTCGCGGACCTGGCCGTGCGCGACACGGGACTCGGCAACGCCGACGACAAATTCCGCAAGAACTATCGCAAGACACTCGGCCTCCTGCGCGATCTGCACGGCGTCGCAACGACCGGCGTGATCGCGCGCGATGAAGCGAGCGGCATTGTCGAGATTGCGCGGGCGGTGGGGGTCGTGGCGGCGATCACGCCCTCGACGAATCCGGCCGCGACTCCCGCCAACAAGATCATCAATGCGCTCAAGTGCGGCAATGCGGTGATCGTCGCGCCTTCGCCGAAGGGCTATTCGTCGTGCGCGTTGCTGATCGGCTTCATTCACGCGGAGTTCGCCCGCGCCGGCCTCGATCCCGATCTCGTGCAGATGCTGCCGCAGCCCATCGGCAAGGCGGCCACCGCCGCGTTGATGCGTCTGTCCGATCTGGTCGTCGCCACCGGCTCGCAGGCCAACGTGCGCATGGCCTATACGAGCGGCACGCCGGCCTTCGGCGTGGGCGCGGGCAACGTTGCGTCGATCGTCACGGCGCGCGCCCGTCCCGATGATGCGGCGCGCAAGATCGCCGTGTCCAAGACATTCGATAACGCGACGAGTTGTTCATCGGAGAACAGCGTCGTGATCGAGGACGCGATCTACGCGCGCGTGCTCGATGCGCTCGCGGCGCAAGGCGGCGTATTGCTCGACGCAGCGCAAAAAGCGCAATTGCAGACGGCGATGTGGCACGACGGCAAGCTCTCGGCGCGCTGCACGGCCAAGTCCGCCGCGACGATCGCGCGTGAAGCGGGCCTCGACGATATCGCCGCACGCGAGCCGAAGTTCCTGATGGTGGAGGAGAGCGGCTACGGCGCCGGCTTTCCGTTCTCGGGCGAAAAGCTCGCGCCCGTGCTGACGGTTTATCGGGCGCGCGACATCGACGCTGCGATCGATATCGTGCGCGGCATCTACGGCTACATGGGCGCGGGCCATTCGGTCGGCGTGCACGGCGCCGACGACGCGCTCGCCGTGACGCTCGGCATGCAGTTGCCGGTTGCGCGCGTGATTGTCGATCAGGCGCATTGCCTCGCGACCGGCGGCAACTTCGACAACGGCCTGCCGTTCTCGCTCTCGATGGGCTGCGGCACCTGGGGCGGCAACAATTTTTCGGCGAATCTCGGCTACCGGCAATACCTGAACGTTACGCGCGTCGCGTACGCAATAGCGGAACGCGTACCGGATATCGATGCGTTTCTCAGCGACTATTTCGGGAGATTCGGACGATGA
- a CDS encoding AMP-binding protein gives MSALPERIVSFSGIPLETSTLRAVIDARAEYAPGKPFLLSTAHADTLTFGALRDDCRALAARFDAAGLRPGDVVSVFMGNGIQTARLLLAAMYGGLVANPLNLLCQPSQVRYIVEHSDTRAIFVADDTHDTIVEAIAALRAEGMTREIVVVRTSPDTSVLPDIPALSARAMPLAGEDACPGTRIVANATGDIDPGDTALLMYTSGTTGAPKGVLLSHRSLLANMRNISAEHRLGADDRVLVSLPLYHINGLVVALLTPLYHGGSAVMTPRFSARTFWSEAARHGCTWINVVPTIVAYLLGGDEAPGHDLSKLKFCRSASAALPADHHRAFEERFGIGVIETMGMTETAAPIFSNPYDQTMRKVGSIGVPSGGEAKIVDLQGRECAAHETGELVLRGDQLMSGYYKRPKETCDAFTADGWLRTGDLGYRDEAGFFYINGRAKELIIKGGENIAPREIDEALLRHPGVLEAAAVGVPDAAYGQDIVAFIVPTGGAASLDVAELRAHCLRELGRYKTPREFRFTDALPRGPSGKVQRLKLVQIPPPAG, from the coding sequence ATGAGCGCGCTTCCTGAACGAATCGTCTCGTTTTCCGGGATACCGCTGGAAACGTCGACGCTGCGCGCCGTCATCGACGCACGCGCCGAATACGCGCCCGGCAAACCGTTCCTGCTTTCCACCGCGCACGCCGACACGCTTACCTTCGGTGCGCTGCGTGACGACTGCCGCGCGCTCGCGGCGCGCTTCGATGCGGCAGGCCTGCGCCCCGGCGATGTCGTCTCGGTCTTCATGGGCAACGGCATCCAGACCGCGCGTCTTCTGCTCGCAGCGATGTACGGCGGACTCGTCGCCAATCCGCTGAACCTGCTGTGTCAGCCGTCGCAGGTGCGCTATATCGTCGAGCACTCGGATACGCGCGCGATCTTCGTCGCCGACGATACGCACGACACGATCGTCGAGGCGATTGCGGCGCTGCGCGCGGAAGGTATGACGCGCGAGATCGTCGTGGTGCGCACATCGCCGGATACAAGCGTGTTGCCCGATATCCCGGCGCTTTCCGCACGCGCGATGCCGCTTGCGGGTGAGGACGCGTGTCCCGGCACGCGCATCGTTGCAAACGCGACGGGCGACATCGACCCCGGCGACACGGCGCTGCTGATGTACACCTCGGGCACCACCGGCGCGCCTAAAGGCGTGTTGCTGAGCCACCGGAGCCTGCTCGCGAACATGCGCAATATCAGCGCGGAGCATCGTCTCGGCGCGGACGATCGCGTGCTCGTGTCGCTGCCGCTTTATCACATCAACGGTCTTGTCGTGGCGCTGCTGACGCCGCTGTATCACGGCGGCTCGGCGGTGATGACGCCGCGCTTTTCCGCGCGCACGTTCTGGAGCGAGGCGGCGCGTCATGGTTGCACATGGATCAATGTCGTGCCGACGATCGTCGCGTATCTGCTCGGCGGCGATGAAGCGCCGGGTCATGATCTGTCCAAGCTGAAGTTCTGCCGAAGCGCATCGGCGGCGCTGCCGGCCGATCATCATCGTGCGTTCGAGGAGCGCTTCGGCATTGGCGTCATCGAAACGATGGGAATGACGGAGACCGCCGCACCGATATTTAGTAATCCGTATGATCAGACGATGCGAAAGGTCGGCAGCATCGGCGTGCCATCGGGCGGCGAAGCGAAGATCGTCGATCTTCAGGGTCGCGAATGCGCGGCCCACGAAACCGGCGAACTGGTGTTGCGCGGCGATCAACTGATGAGCGGTTACTACAAGCGTCCCAAGGAAACTTGCGACGCCTTCACCGCCGACGGATGGCTGCGCACCGGCGACCTCGGCTATCGCGACGAAGCGGGCTTCTTCTACATCAACGGGCGCGCGAAGGAACTCATCATCAAGGGCGGCGAGAACATCGCGCCGCGTGAAATCGACGAGGCGCTGCTGCGCCATCCGGGCGTGCTCGAAGCGGCCGCGGTCGGCGTGCCCGATGCGGCTTACGGGCAGGACATCGTCGCGTTCATCGTGCCGACGGGCGGCGCGGCATCGCTCGATGTTGCCGAGTTGCGCGCGCATTGCCTGCGTGAACTCGGCCGCTACAAGACCCCGCGCGAATTCCGCTTCACCGACGCATTGCCGCGCGGACCGTCGGGCAAGGTGCAGCGCCTGAAGCTGGTTCAGATTCCGCCGCCCGCCGGATAA
- a CDS encoding MFS transporter — MCLMYFISYIDRVNIAVAGPLIRQEMGLTSMQLGLVFSAFAYPYAVMQIIGGWLADRFGPKLVLTVLSLIWGAATLATGFAGSIAVLVLMRIALGIGEGGAFPTATRAFTYWMPVHERGFAQGITHSFARLGGAVTPPLVLAVVAASGWREAFILLGIASLAWTVLYLFVFTNSPDENRRVTPEETAEIGYRKGECARARTHATPWRKLIHRMWLVTFVDFCYGWLLWVYLTWLPSYLKESRGFDLKHLALFTALPLLAGVIGDTLGGVISDRIYRLTGRLRLARCSILVVGMGGSLACLVPMINAPSPIAAVWFLTASFFFLEITNPVLWTLPLDIAGKYAGTAGGMMNTGFGVAGMVSPVAFGYLIERTGSYNVPFTISAGLLAVGAFAALFIDTSKTVEADEAREAQSREEMGVPAFAGGAGNWHK; from the coding sequence ATGTGTCTGATGTATTTCATTTCGTACATCGATCGCGTCAATATCGCCGTCGCAGGTCCGTTGATTCGGCAGGAGATGGGTCTTACGTCCATGCAGCTCGGACTCGTATTTTCCGCGTTCGCTTATCCGTACGCGGTCATGCAGATCATCGGCGGATGGCTCGCGGATCGTTTCGGACCGAAGCTCGTCCTGACCGTGCTTTCGCTGATCTGGGGCGCGGCCACGCTCGCGACGGGCTTCGCGGGCAGCATCGCCGTGCTCGTGCTGATGCGTATCGCGCTCGGTATCGGCGAAGGCGGCGCGTTTCCCACCGCAACGCGCGCCTTCACCTACTGGATGCCGGTGCACGAACGCGGCTTCGCGCAAGGCATCACGCACAGCTTCGCGCGGCTGGGCGGCGCGGTGACGCCGCCGCTCGTGCTGGCCGTGGTCGCCGCGAGCGGCTGGCGCGAGGCGTTCATCCTGCTCGGTATAGCGAGCCTCGCATGGACGGTGCTCTATCTGTTCGTGTTCACCAATTCACCCGACGAAAACCGGCGCGTGACGCCCGAGGAGACCGCGGAAATCGGCTATCGCAAGGGAGAGTGCGCGCGCGCCAGAACGCACGCGACGCCGTGGCGCAAGCTGATTCATCGCATGTGGCTCGTGACCTTCGTGGACTTCTGTTATGGCTGGCTGTTGTGGGTGTATCTGACGTGGCTGCCTTCGTATCTGAAGGAATCGCGCGGCTTCGATCTGAAGCATCTCGCGTTGTTCACCGCCTTGCCGCTGCTGGCGGGCGTGATTGGCGATACGTTGGGCGGCGTGATCTCCGACCGCATCTACAGGCTGACGGGCCGGCTGCGTCTCGCGCGTTGCAGCATTCTGGTCGTGGGGATGGGCGGCTCGCTCGCGTGCCTCGTCCCGATGATCAATGCCCCGAGCCCGATCGCGGCGGTTTGGTTCCTCACCGCGTCGTTCTTCTTCCTCGAAATCACGAATCCGGTGCTGTGGACTCTGCCGCTCGATATCGCGGGCAAATACGCAGGCACGGCGGGCGGGATGATGAACACCGGCTTCGGCGTCGCGGGGATGGTGTCGCCGGTCGCGTTCGGCTATCTGATCGAACGCACGGGCAGCTACAACGTGCCGTTCACGATCTCGGCGGGACTGCTCGCGGTGGGGGCGTTCGCGGCGCTGTTCATCGATACGAGCAAGACCGTCGAAGCCGATGAAGCGCGCGAGGCGCAGAGTCGCGAGGAGATGGGCGTGCCTGCGTTTGCGGGCGGGGCGGGGAACTGGCACAAGTGA
- the tssH gene encoding type VI secretion system ATPase TssH produces MTMRDSTQLLRRLNPHCARTLEAAASLCQTRLSDEITVEHWLLKLIEADDGDIPAILRHYEIDIDAIWNALLAAIDRQPRNLRGMPSLSIQLASALQDAWNLASREDIDGTIRSAHVLRAIIDAPHVMRTQDTWPLFSLTSAQIERLLPRLGRSTCENAPAQEDEEEDEAQTEPQKATPTSTPTPPRSTDAEALARFAIDLTEKARRGDIDPVFGRDHEIQQMIDVLVRRRKNNPILVGEPGVGKTALVEGLALRIADGSVPSLLRDVRLLTLDLGLLQAGAGVKGEFEQRLKNVIDEVKASATPIVLFIDEAHTLIGAGNAAGGSDAANLLKPALARGELRTIAATTWSEYKEYFERDAALERRFQMVKVDEPDDHAACLMLRGLATRYAQHHGVHIRDEALVAAVKLSRRYIPARQLPDKAVDLIDTAAARVRMSLDSPPTELQRARAALAALQLEQATIDADERAGIDEATARRVALDADIAQAAADVSAIEARYEHELSLVRELLKARDDAHANPPSGELAQARHALAEAQGKTPLIFADVDAQAIARVVAEWTGVPVGSLVEDELLSLLTLEDQLRARVIAQDDALGMLAQSLRTAKAGLKSEHAPLGVFLLTGTSGVGKTETALALADALFGGEAALTTINMSEYQEAHSVSQLKGSPPGYVGYGRGGVLTEALRQRPYSVVLLDEVEKAHRDVLDLFYQVFDRGSMRDGEGREIDFRNCVILMTSNLGTDQIHDATIDTPDIAHAALLDAIREPLLAHFQPALLARFQTLVYRPLDVVALASIVRLKLAKIAGRLMRQHGVTLVCDDSLVSSLAQLCLSRDAGARNIDTFLDQQILPTISRELLTRMASGATPAEIRIGSSEEGSLTIDFVDRGEHA; encoded by the coding sequence ATGACCATGCGCGACTCCACCCAACTGCTTCGCCGTCTGAACCCGCACTGCGCGAGAACGCTGGAAGCGGCCGCGAGTTTGTGCCAGACGCGCTTATCCGATGAAATCACCGTCGAGCATTGGTTACTAAAGCTGATCGAGGCAGATGACGGCGACATCCCGGCGATCCTGCGGCACTATGAAATCGATATCGACGCGATCTGGAACGCGCTGCTCGCCGCCATCGATCGCCAGCCGCGCAATCTGCGCGGCATGCCGTCGCTCTCCATTCAGCTCGCGAGCGCGCTTCAGGATGCGTGGAACCTGGCTTCGCGCGAGGACATCGACGGCACGATTCGCTCGGCGCATGTGCTGCGCGCCATCATCGATGCACCGCACGTGATGCGCACGCAGGACACATGGCCGCTCTTTTCGCTCACGAGTGCGCAGATCGAGCGGCTGCTGCCGCGCCTCGGCCGCTCGACCTGTGAAAACGCGCCTGCGCAGGAAGACGAGGAAGAGGACGAAGCTCAGACCGAGCCGCAAAAAGCGACCCCGACATCAACCCCGACGCCGCCCCGCTCGACCGACGCCGAAGCGCTCGCCCGCTTCGCGATCGATCTGACCGAAAAGGCGCGTCGCGGCGACATCGATCCGGTGTTCGGACGCGACCACGAGATTCAGCAGATGATCGACGTGCTCGTGCGGCGTCGAAAGAACAATCCGATTCTCGTCGGCGAGCCGGGCGTCGGCAAGACGGCGCTGGTCGAAGGCCTGGCGCTGCGCATCGCCGATGGCAGCGTGCCTTCGCTTCTGCGCGACGTGCGGCTGCTCACGCTCGATCTCGGTTTGCTGCAAGCCGGCGCCGGCGTGAAGGGCGAATTCGAGCAGCGCCTGAAAAACGTGATCGACGAAGTGAAGGCGTCGGCGACACCGATCGTGCTGTTCATCGACGAAGCGCACACGCTGATCGGCGCCGGCAACGCGGCGGGCGGTTCGGATGCGGCGAACCTGCTGAAGCCGGCCCTCGCGCGCGGTGAATTGCGGACCATTGCGGCTACCACGTGGTCCGAATACAAGGAGTATTTCGAGCGCGATGCGGCGCTCGAACGACGCTTCCAGATGGTCAAGGTCGACGAGCCGGACGACCACGCAGCCTGCCTCATGCTGCGCGGACTCGCCACGCGTTACGCACAGCATCACGGCGTGCATATCCGTGACGAAGCGCTCGTCGCCGCCGTCAAGTTGTCGCGCCGTTACATTCCCGCACGTCAGTTGCCGGACAAGGCCGTCGATCTGATCGACACGGCCGCCGCGCGCGTGCGCATGAGTCTCGATTCGCCGCCGACCGAACTGCAACGCGCCCGCGCGGCGCTTGCGGCATTGCAACTCGAACAAGCGACGATCGACGCCGACGAACGCGCAGGCATCGACGAAGCCACTGCGCGCCGCGTCGCGCTCGACGCAGACATTGCGCAAGCCGCCGCCGACGTGAGCGCCATTGAGGCACGCTACGAACACGAGTTGTCTCTGGTGCGCGAGTTGCTGAAAGCGCGCGACGACGCACACGCCAACCCGCCATCGGGCGAACTCGCGCAAGCCAGGCACGCGCTTGCCGAAGCGCAGGGCAAAACCCCGCTGATCTTCGCGGACGTCGACGCGCAGGCCATCGCGCGCGTGGTCGCCGAATGGACGGGCGTGCCGGTCGGCAGTCTCGTCGAAGACGAGTTGTTGAGCCTGCTCACGCTCGAAGATCAATTGCGCGCCCGCGTGATCGCACAGGACGACGCGCTCGGCATGCTCGCGCAGAGCCTGCGCACCGCGAAGGCGGGCCTCAAGAGCGAGCACGCGCCGCTCGGCGTGTTCCTGCTGACAGGCACGTCAGGCGTCGGCAAGACGGAAACCGCGCTCGCGCTCGCCGATGCGCTCTTTGGCGGCGAGGCCGCGCTCACGACGATCAACATGTCGGAGTATCAGGAAGCGCATTCCGTCTCGCAATTGAAGGGCTCGCCGCCCGGCTACGTCGGTTACGGGCGCGGCGGCGTGCTCACCGAGGCGCTGCGTCAGCGGCCCTATAGCGTCGTCTTGCTGGACGAAGTGGAGAAGGCGCATCGCGACGTGCTCGACCTGTTCTATCAGGTGTTCGATCGCGGCTCGATGCGCGACGGCGAAGGCCGCGAGATCGACTTTCGCAATTGCGTGATTCTGATGACGTCGAACCTCGGCACCGATCAGATCCACGACGCAACCATCGACACGCCCGACATCGCGCATGCGGCGCTGCTCGACGCAATCCGCGAACCGCTGCTCGCGCATTTCCAGCCCGCGCTGCTCGCCCGTTTCCAGACGCTCGTTTATCGGCCGCTGGATGTCGTGGCGCTGGCGTCGATCGTGCGTCTCAAGCTCGCCAAGATCGCTGGCCGCCTGATGCGTCAGCACGGCGTGACGCTCGTCTGCGACGATTCGCTGGTCTCCTCGCTCGCGCAACTTTGCCTCTCGCGCGATGCGGGCGCACGCAACATCGACACGTTCCTCGATCAGCAAATCCTGCCGACAATCTCGCGTGAACTTCTCACGCGCATGGCGAGCGGCGCGACGCCCGCCGAAATCCGCATTGGAAGCTCGGAGGAAGGGAGTCTGACCATCGACTTCGTGGATCGCGGCGAACACGCATAA